The following proteins come from a genomic window of Methanosarcina sp. MTP4:
- a CDS encoding hydrogenase small subunit, with protein MVIGKKNLVHTLESMDFLNMDRRTFLKAVGAVGATAFLGTYKTEIVSALEFAETKLVWLHGAECTGCSESILNGGNPDIVQAITKLNVNLAYHETLLAQQGLFVDGKPANSSELNSEILVDELIEEGNYILIVEGAIANGPHGSGRYCVIGNRPFKELFSKAAKNANAILAVGTCAAYGGINSADSAVSELTDYRGVQFTKEDGSKGMLQELGIRKPVINIPGCPAHPDWILLTLGAVILGKLRIPDDLNSALDRFGRPKVFFPPGHTVHENCPRRGYYDRGEFDTEIGGEKCLWKLGCKAPYTHSDCALRRWNGSVSMCTQAGSPCIACVEPGFPDSARPLYVEAEDKGVFLGANIDTVSKAAVGASVLAAGVHAVRRMKGDD; from the coding sequence ATGGTCATTGGAAAAAAAAATTTGGTTCATACACTGGAGAGTATGGACTTTTTAAATATGGATAGGCGTACCTTTCTAAAAGCCGTGGGCGCAGTCGGTGCAACGGCATTTCTCGGTACGTACAAAACGGAGATTGTAAGTGCTCTTGAATTTGCAGAGACAAAGCTTGTCTGGTTGCATGGGGCGGAATGCACAGGTTGTTCCGAATCCATCTTAAACGGTGGCAACCCGGACATTGTCCAGGCGATTACCAAGCTTAACGTTAATCTCGCTTACCACGAGACCCTCCTTGCTCAGCAGGGACTTTTCGTGGATGGGAAGCCTGCAAACAGCTCAGAGCTGAACTCCGAAATCCTCGTTGATGAACTGATCGAAGAAGGCAACTACATCCTGATCGTTGAAGGCGCAATCGCAAACGGACCACATGGTTCCGGCCGCTACTGCGTGATTGGGAACAGGCCCTTCAAGGAACTCTTTTCCAAAGCGGCAAAGAACGCTAACGCTATTCTTGCAGTGGGCACCTGTGCAGCATACGGAGGAATAAACTCCGCAGACAGTGCCGTTTCCGAGCTTACCGATTACAGGGGAGTGCAGTTCACAAAAGAAGACGGCTCCAAAGGCATGCTCCAGGAACTTGGCATCCGCAAGCCTGTGATCAATATCCCTGGCTGTCCTGCGCACCCTGACTGGATCCTCCTGACCCTTGGGGCGGTAATCCTTGGAAAGCTCAGGATTCCCGACGACCTCAATTCCGCTCTGGACAGGTTTGGAAGACCCAAAGTATTCTTCCCCCCCGGGCACACGGTGCATGAAAACTGTCCCCGGCGCGGCTACTACGACCGCGGGGAATTCGATACGGAAATCGGAGGGGAAAAGTGCCTCTGGAAGTTAGGCTGCAAAGCTCCTTACACCCACTCGGACTGTGCCCTGCGCCGCTGGAACGGTTCCGTAAGCATGTGCACCCAGGCAGGTTCCCCCTGCATTGCCTGTGTGGAGCCCGGGTTCCCGGATTCTGCAAGACCCCTGTATGTTGAAGCTGAGGACAAGGGCGTGTTCCTCGGGGCAAATATCGATACCGTCTCTAAAGCCGCAGTCGGTGCATCCGTGCTTGCCGCAGGTGTACATGCAGTGCGCAGAATGAAAGGAGATGATTAA
- the hypE gene encoding hydrogenase expression/formation protein HypE produces the protein MGRERAWRKQEEIKRKKIEKEVSMKSTTITLEHGAGGEVMQALIGEIILKNFNSKSAGSVGLESLDDGSTVKLENFDSNSELVLTTDSHVIIPAFFPETNIGRLAVAGTINDLTMMGAKPLALTCAVIVPEGFPMDDFEAIIKTMAVTAAEAEVPIITGDTKTVEKDALDSIILNTAGLGITAAEIPVRDSGLSPGDKVLVTGTIGDHGISLMAHREGFDFDTDLVSDSAPLWKLIEPLLELKTPEGAAVITAMKDPTRGGLANALNEMAEKSEAGILLEEEDIPFKPAVSAACEMLGLDPLEVANEGKAVIGVKAGFEEKVLEILKKHPYGKDAAVIGEVTSENKGEVVLRNRFGGMRYVDVPAGDPIPRVC, from the coding sequence ATGGGACGGGAAAGAGCCTGGAGAAAGCAGGAAGAGATAAAGCGGAAAAAAATTGAAAAAGAGGTCAGTATGAAGTCCACTACAATTACTCTGGAACACGGGGCAGGCGGAGAAGTGATGCAGGCTCTGATAGGCGAAATCATCCTGAAAAACTTCAATAGCAAGAGCGCAGGCTCGGTGGGGCTCGAGAGCCTGGACGACGGCTCCACGGTCAAACTTGAAAATTTTGATTCGAATTCCGAACTGGTCCTGACCACGGACAGCCATGTGATCATACCTGCTTTTTTCCCGGAAACGAACATAGGCAGGTTGGCCGTTGCAGGCACAATCAACGACCTGACGATGATGGGGGCAAAACCCCTTGCCCTGACCTGTGCGGTCATTGTACCGGAAGGTTTTCCCATGGACGACTTTGAAGCAATCATCAAAACCATGGCCGTCACGGCAGCCGAAGCTGAAGTCCCGATCATCACGGGAGATACCAAGACCGTGGAAAAGGACGCTCTTGATTCGATCATCCTGAACACCGCGGGGCTCGGGATAACCGCAGCAGAAATACCCGTAAGGGACTCAGGACTTTCCCCGGGAGACAAAGTCCTGGTCACGGGCACCATAGGTGACCACGGGATCTCCCTTATGGCTCACAGGGAAGGCTTTGACTTCGATACCGACCTGGTCTCGGATTCCGCACCCCTCTGGAAGCTTATAGAACCCCTCCTTGAGCTCAAAACCCCCGAAGGGGCAGCAGTCATAACCGCCATGAAAGACCCGACCCGCGGGGGGCTTGCAAACGCCCTCAACGAGATGGCGGAAAAGAGCGAAGCCGGAATCCTCCTGGAAGAAGAAGACATCCCCTTCAAGCCCGCAGTCTCCGCAGCCTGCGAGATGCTGGGCCTCGACCCCCTGGAAGTCGCAAACGAAGGAAAAGCCGTAATAGGGGTAAAAGCCGGCTTCGAAGAAAAAGTGCTGGAAATCCTGAAAAAACACCCCTACGGAAAAGATGCTGCGGTCATAGGGGAAGTGACCTCCGAAAACAAAGGAGAAGTGGTCCTCAGGAACCGCTTCGGCGGCATGCGCTACGTTGATGTGCCTGCAGGAGACCCCATTCCGCGCGTGTGCTAA
- a CDS encoding HypC/HybG/HupF family hydrogenase formation chaperone, which yields MCIAIPGKVKAIINENTATVDMGGVRRDVNMDLLGGASEALLGKYVLVHVGYAISEISEEEGEETMRLLKLMAGLDDGELGFEETLPENRETD from the coding sequence ATGTGTATAGCTATTCCTGGAAAAGTTAAGGCGATCATCAATGAAAACACCGCCACCGTCGATATGGGTGGAGTCCGCAGAGACGTGAACATGGACCTGCTGGGAGGGGCAAGCGAAGCCCTGCTCGGGAAATACGTGCTGGTTCATGTGGGCTATGCCATATCGGAAATCTCCGAAGAAGAAGGAGAAGAAACCATGCGCCTCCTGAAACTGATGGCAGGGCTGGATGACGGAGAGCTCGGTTTTGAGGAGACCTTACCGGAAAACAGGGAAACTGATTGA
- the hypA gene encoding hydrogenase maturation nickel metallochaperone HypA, with product MHEYSIACEIFEQVIATARAHGASEVKAVTLQMGRLTHTNPEQLKFCFDVLAEDSIAKRAEFLVEMIPPTVECECGYMGTVDTPGKPAGKSEEDRSEGGGKSGSENGDENKADAENETGLQQSELLEYVAALNCPACGRAARITGGQELIIKTIDIETEPEAEPEAETEVETKAETEQGNRA from the coding sequence GTGCATGAGTACTCTATTGCCTGCGAAATCTTCGAACAGGTGATCGCTACCGCCAGAGCCCACGGGGCATCCGAAGTCAAGGCCGTGACCCTTCAGATGGGAAGGCTGACCCACACGAACCCGGAACAGCTAAAGTTCTGTTTCGATGTCCTTGCAGAAGACAGCATTGCCAAAAGGGCGGAATTTTTGGTGGAGATGATCCCCCCAACCGTAGAATGCGAGTGCGGATACATGGGTACTGTCGATACCCCCGGAAAGCCAGCTGGCAAGTCTGAAGAGGACAGAAGCGAAGGAGGGGGCAAAAGCGGAAGCGAAAATGGAGACGAAAACAAAGCCGACGCTGAAAACGAAACCGGACTTCAACAGAGCGAACTGCTGGAATACGTTGCAGCCCTTAACTGTCCAGCCTGTGGGAGAGCTGCCCGAATTACAGGAGGACAGGAACTCATCATTAAGACGATAGATATAGAGACCGAACCCGAAGCTGAGCCTGAAGCTGAAACTGAAGTTGAAACTAAAGCTGAAACTGAACAAGGAAACCGGGCTTGA
- the hypD gene encoding hydrogenase formation protein HypD has product MTESSVLRRPYRKTGKLIEMASENPQPKQGIPEIEKKLLERIEASARPLRIMHVCGTHERTIAKYGLRSVLPEEIEVISGPGCPVCVTPEADIDIAIALAKSGASVVTFGDMMRVPGSAGSLLDAKAEGADVRMVYSIDDAVTLAEKKPGQEVVFLGIGFETTVPANAATLLRGVPENFSLLVSQKRTPPAIGLLARDTEVDAFIAPGHVATIIGTKPFEPLAEQGFPTVVSGFEAYDVLLGISLLLAQIEKGEARVDNGYPRVVKPEGNLIALKMMEEVFKTADSEWRGIGNIDSSGLVLKKEFEEQDAAKRHEDFYAAALGEIGKKAEGRDKKRCICAAILTGKAKPPQCPNFGKDCTPKTPAGPCMVSQEGMCYNWFKYARTGGSGRA; this is encoded by the coding sequence ATGACGGAGAGCTCGGTTTTGAGGAGACCTTACCGGAAAACAGGGAAACTGATTGAAATGGCTTCCGAAAACCCCCAACCGAAACAGGGGATTCCCGAAATCGAAAAGAAGCTCCTGGAGAGAATCGAAGCCTCGGCCCGGCCGCTTCGCATAATGCACGTCTGCGGGACCCATGAGCGGACAATAGCGAAATACGGGCTTCGGAGCGTGCTCCCGGAAGAAATCGAAGTAATCAGCGGCCCGGGCTGCCCTGTATGCGTCACCCCCGAAGCAGATATTGACATTGCAATCGCCCTGGCAAAGAGCGGGGCAAGCGTGGTAACCTTTGGGGATATGATGCGGGTCCCGGGCTCCGCGGGCAGCCTGCTGGACGCAAAAGCCGAAGGTGCGGACGTGAGGATGGTCTACAGCATAGACGATGCCGTAACCCTCGCGGAAAAAAAGCCCGGGCAGGAAGTGGTCTTCTTAGGGATAGGCTTCGAGACCACGGTCCCTGCCAATGCGGCAACCCTCCTTCGGGGCGTGCCTGAAAACTTCAGCCTCCTTGTTTCCCAGAAGCGGACACCTCCGGCAATAGGACTGCTTGCCAGGGACACCGAAGTGGACGCCTTTATTGCCCCGGGACATGTGGCAACCATCATCGGGACAAAACCTTTCGAGCCCCTTGCAGAGCAGGGTTTCCCCACAGTCGTGAGCGGGTTTGAAGCGTACGATGTCCTCCTTGGGATTTCCCTCCTCCTGGCCCAAATTGAAAAAGGTGAAGCAAGGGTTGATAACGGGTATCCGAGGGTCGTTAAGCCCGAAGGGAACCTGATTGCCCTGAAAATGATGGAAGAGGTTTTCAAGACCGCGGATTCCGAATGGAGAGGCATCGGGAATATAGATAGTTCCGGGCTTGTCCTGAAAAAGGAGTTCGAAGAGCAGGACGCAGCAAAGAGGCATGAGGATTTCTATGCAGCCGCCCTCGGAGAAATCGGGAAAAAAGCCGAAGGCAGAGATAAAAAGCGCTGCATCTGCGCTGCTATCCTTACCGGAAAGGCAAAACCCCCCCAGTGCCCGAACTTTGGAAAGGACTGTACCCCAAAAACCCCTGCAGGTCCGTGCATGGTCAGCCAGGAGGGCATGTGCTACAACTGGTTCAAGTATGCCAGGACAGGAGGCAGCGGGCGTGCATGA
- the hypB gene encoding hydrogenase nickel incorporation protein HypB, with the protein MHVINVGHDVFKANDKLAEKNRKSLDKHGVLAVNIMGAIGSGKTTLIEEAIKALKDKYRIAVIAGDVIAEMDASRFRKLDVPTVPANTGKECHLDAKLVEKALKEIDLKNTDLLIIENVGNLICPVDFKLGEHLRIVAVSVTEGDDIILKHPMIFKTAELAVINKIDLAAAVDVDPEKMVADIQALNPEVPILLTSKHSRESLDLWVGAIEAGLESR; encoded by the coding sequence ATGCACGTAATCAATGTGGGACACGACGTCTTTAAGGCAAACGACAAGCTTGCCGAAAAAAACCGGAAGAGCCTTGACAAGCACGGGGTCCTTGCGGTGAACATCATGGGAGCTATAGGCTCCGGAAAGACCACCCTGATCGAGGAAGCCATCAAAGCCCTCAAGGACAAATACAGGATAGCAGTGATCGCAGGGGACGTTATCGCAGAGATGGACGCCTCCCGTTTCCGGAAACTCGATGTGCCGACCGTCCCTGCAAACACGGGAAAGGAATGCCACCTGGACGCTAAACTTGTCGAGAAAGCCCTGAAAGAAATCGACCTCAAAAACACCGATCTCCTTATAATCGAAAACGTGGGCAACCTGATCTGCCCCGTGGACTTCAAGCTCGGGGAACACCTGAGGATAGTCGCCGTCAGTGTGACCGAAGGAGACGATATCATCCTGAAACACCCCATGATCTTCAAGACCGCCGAACTTGCAGTGATAAACAAAATAGACCTTGCGGCGGCTGTTGATGTTGACCCGGAAAAGATGGTCGCCGATATCCAGGCCCTGAACCCCGAAGTCCCCATTCTTCTGACCTCAAAACATTCCAGGGAAAGCCTTGACCTGTGGGTAGGTGCAATTGAAGCAGGGCTCGAAAGCAGATAA